A stretch of the Prochlorococcus marinus str. MIT 0918 genome encodes the following:
- the kaiC gene encoding circadian clock protein KaiC, which translates to MQVKKLPTGIEGFDDVCQGGLPTSRSTLVSGTSGTGKTVFSLQYLYHGICHFDEAGIFVTFEESPLDIIRNASSFGWDLQELIDQDKLFILDASPDPDGQDVAGNFDLSGLIERISYAIKKYKAKRVAIDSMTAVFQQYDAVYVVRREIFRLIARLKDIGVTTVMTTERVDEYGPIARYGVEEFVSDNVVIFRNVLESEKRRRTVEVLKLRGTTHMKGEFPFTMGAEGISVFPLGAMRLTQRSSNVRISSGVPDLDEMCGGGYFQDSIILATGATGTGKTMLVSKFIEDAYSHKERAILFAYEESRAQLLRNATSWGIDFEKMESDGLLKIICAYPESTGLEDHLQIIKTEITEFKPSRMAIDSLSALARGVSLNAFRQFVIGVTGYAKQEEIAGFFTNTAEEFMGSHSITDSHISTITDTILLLQYVEIRGEMARAVNVFKMRGSWHDKRIREFIITSKGPEIKDSFTNFEQIFSGAPHRINSEDKIPGVFKTLESQEKE; encoded by the coding sequence ATGCAAGTTAAGAAACTTCCAACTGGCATTGAAGGCTTTGATGATGTTTGCCAAGGAGGTTTGCCTACATCAAGAAGCACTTTGGTTAGTGGTACCTCTGGTACAGGGAAGACGGTCTTCTCACTGCAATATTTGTACCATGGCATATGTCATTTTGATGAGGCAGGAATTTTTGTCACATTTGAAGAATCGCCATTAGATATTATTCGTAATGCTTCAAGCTTTGGTTGGGATCTACAAGAATTAATAGATCAAGATAAGCTTTTCATCCTTGATGCATCTCCAGATCCTGATGGTCAGGATGTCGCAGGGAATTTTGATTTATCTGGATTGATTGAAAGAATTAGTTATGCGATCAAAAAATATAAAGCAAAGCGAGTTGCCATTGACTCTATGACAGCTGTTTTTCAACAGTATGATGCTGTATACGTAGTTAGAAGAGAAATATTTAGGTTAATAGCAAGGCTTAAAGATATAGGAGTCACAACTGTTATGACAACTGAAAGAGTAGATGAATATGGCCCAATAGCTCGTTATGGAGTGGAAGAATTTGTCTCGGATAATGTAGTTATCTTTAGAAATGTTCTTGAATCTGAGAAGAGAAGAAGAACAGTAGAAGTGCTTAAGTTGAGAGGAACTACTCATATGAAAGGTGAGTTTCCTTTTACAATGGGGGCCGAAGGTATCAGTGTTTTCCCTTTAGGGGCAATGCGTTTAACACAACGCTCATCAAATGTTCGTATAAGTTCTGGGGTGCCAGATTTAGATGAAATGTGTGGAGGTGGTTATTTTCAAGATTCAATCATTCTTGCAACTGGTGCTACTGGAACTGGTAAGACAATGCTAGTTTCCAAATTTATAGAAGATGCATATTCTCATAAAGAAAGAGCGATTCTTTTTGCTTATGAAGAATCTCGAGCTCAGCTTTTAAGGAATGCCACAAGTTGGGGAATTGATTTTGAAAAGATGGAAAGTGATGGTTTGCTTAAAATTATTTGCGCATATCCAGAATCAACTGGTTTAGAAGATCATCTTCAAATAATTAAAACGGAAATAACAGAATTTAAACCTTCAAGAATGGCAATTGATTCTTTATCTGCATTGGCTAGGGGAGTCAGTTTAAATGCATTTCGGCAGTTTGTTATAGGAGTCACTGGATATGCAAAGCAAGAGGAAATTGCAGGATTCTTTACTAATACAGCAGAAGAGTTTATGGGAAGTCATTCAATTACTGATTCTCATATATCAACAATTACTGATACAATTCTACTGCTTCAGTATGTAGAAATTAGAGGAGAAATGGCACGCGCAGTAAATGTCTTTAAGATGAGAGGATCATGGCATGACAAACGAATTAGAGAGTTTATTATTACTAGCAAAGGCCCAGAAATTAAAGACTCGTTCACGAATTTTGAACAGATATTTAGTGGAGCACCTCATCGTATAAATAGCGAAGATAAGATCCCAGGAGTTTTTAAGACTCTCGAATCACAAGAAAAAGAATAA
- a CDS encoding ATP-binding protein: MNNNSFNQSRENPQIIKPEKVSKGEGVLALISQWWNEFSLRAKLLAIATLVVSLLMTGITFFALSSIQRDAGMNDTRYARDLGLLLSGNVTELVANNQKRELFNVAEKFWRSSRNIRYIFFTDTDGTVQLGIPISASPDASESEFQLKKKLQLPQELKKRPQFPLIRQHLTPQGQVTDVFVALLFKGEYVGNLALGVTPNKKALASAALTREITIAVFISIWILVIIGAVFNALTITRPIRELVKGVREIAKGNFKSRITLPMSGELGELLNGFNTMASQLEDYDEANIEELKAAQVKQQSLIATMADGAILLDEKGRIVLANPTARRLFRWEGRKLESKELLEELPELIANDIHPNLTSLLNNVFDTDEIRCNVGEPSRTLRIVLQSVRDSSGSNLKGIAITIQDLTREVELNAVQRNFISNVSHELRTPLFNIKSYVETLHDLNDKLTQQEKIEFLEVANSETDRLTRLVNDVLDLSKLETSRNIEFEELNIVPAIEQTLKNYRLNAEEKNVQITNELENNLEFILGNWDMLLQVLDNLVGNALKFSKSGGTIILRAYTWPDSCIASSLEEKTNAPSCEVISPLPRIRIEVGDTGCGISEEGQARIFERFYRVENSVHTEAGTGLGLSIASEIIEKHGSNIRMVSAPEIGTTFWFDLPLARNDTNELKIESQRKSLEWDKKLEEELT, encoded by the coding sequence ATGAATAACAATAGTTTTAACCAATCACGAGAAAATCCTCAAATAATAAAACCTGAAAAAGTTTCAAAGGGTGAGGGTGTATTAGCTTTAATATCTCAATGGTGGAATGAATTTAGTTTAAGAGCAAAGTTACTAGCTATAGCAACCCTTGTAGTTAGTTTATTAATGACTGGAATTACTTTTTTTGCTTTAAGTAGTATTCAACGAGATGCTGGAATGAATGACACCAGATACGCAAGAGACTTAGGTCTTTTACTCTCTGGTAACGTCACAGAACTAGTCGCAAATAATCAAAAGAGAGAGCTCTTTAATGTTGCAGAAAAATTTTGGAGATCCAGTAGGAATATTAGATATATTTTTTTCACTGATACAGATGGCACTGTCCAACTTGGAATTCCCATTAGCGCAAGTCCTGATGCTTCGGAAAGCGAATTTCAATTAAAAAAGAAGCTACAACTGCCTCAAGAATTAAAAAAACGTCCTCAATTCCCTTTAATTAGACAACACCTAACTCCACAAGGACAAGTTACAGATGTCTTTGTTGCTTTGCTTTTTAAAGGAGAATATGTAGGGAATCTAGCCTTAGGAGTAACTCCTAACAAGAAAGCTCTTGCAAGCGCTGCACTAACAAGAGAAATAACAATAGCTGTTTTTATTTCGATTTGGATTCTTGTAATTATTGGTGCAGTTTTTAATGCTTTAACAATCACTCGTCCAATTAGAGAGCTTGTCAAAGGAGTAAGAGAAATAGCCAAGGGCAACTTTAAATCTCGTATCACTCTTCCTATGAGTGGAGAACTTGGGGAGCTTCTTAACGGATTCAATACAATGGCATCCCAATTAGAAGATTATGATGAAGCAAATATAGAAGAACTAAAAGCAGCTCAAGTAAAGCAACAATCATTAATTGCAACTATGGCTGATGGTGCAATTTTACTTGATGAAAAAGGAAGAATTGTTTTAGCAAATCCAACAGCAAGAAGATTATTCAGATGGGAAGGAAGAAAGCTTGAGAGCAAAGAGTTGCTTGAAGAATTACCAGAATTAATTGCAAATGACATACATCCCAACCTCACCTCACTACTAAATAATGTTTTTGATACTGATGAAATTAGATGTAATGTTGGAGAACCTTCTAGAACACTAAGAATCGTTTTACAATCAGTTAGAGATTCAAGCGGCTCTAACTTAAAAGGAATCGCAATTACTATCCAAGATTTAACAAGAGAAGTTGAATTAAATGCTGTGCAAAGAAACTTCATTAGCAATGTTTCTCATGAACTTAGAACACCTCTTTTTAATATAAAAAGCTATGTGGAAACATTACATGATCTAAATGACAAACTAACTCAACAAGAAAAAATAGAATTCCTAGAAGTTGCAAATTCCGAGACAGATAGGCTTACAAGGTTAGTTAATGATGTATTAGACCTATCCAAGTTAGAAACTTCAAGAAATATTGAATTTGAAGAATTAAATATAGTTCCTGCTATAGAACAAACTCTAAAAAATTATCGCCTAAATGCTGAAGAGAAAAATGTTCAAATAACTAATGAATTAGAAAATAATTTAGAATTTATTCTTGGCAATTGGGACATGCTTTTGCAAGTACTAGATAACTTAGTTGGTAACGCTTTAAAGTTCAGCAAATCAGGAGGGACAATTATCTTACGTGCTTATACATGGCCAGATTCATGTATTGCATCATCTTTGGAGGAAAAAACCAATGCGCCATCATGCGAAGTTATTTCACCATTGCCAAGAATCAGAATAGAGGTCGGAGATACCGGTTGTGGGATTTCAGAAGAAGGCCAAGCAAGAATTTTTGAAAGGTTCTATAGAGTGGAAAATTCTGTCCATACAGAAGCTGGTACAGGCCTTGGCCTTTCAATCGCCTCAGAAATAATTGAAAAACATGGAAGTAATATAAGGATGGTTAGCGCCCCTGAAATAGGTACAACTTTCTGGTTTGATTTACCACTTGCTAGAAATGACACTAATGAATTAAAAATAGAGTCTCAAAGAAAGAGCCTTGAATGGGATAAGAAATTAGAAGAAGAGCTAACTTAA
- the rpmA gene encoding 50S ribosomal protein L27, whose amino-acid sequence MAHKKGTGSTRNGRDSNSKRLGVKAYGGEKVSAGSILIRQRGTSILPGINVGKGKDDTLFALTDGIVNFETIKRNLKNRKRINIASAS is encoded by the coding sequence ATGGCTCATAAAAAAGGAACTGGTTCTACTAGAAATGGTAGAGACTCTAATTCTAAAAGGCTTGGTGTTAAGGCGTATGGTGGGGAAAAGGTTTCTGCAGGCTCTATCCTGATTCGTCAGCGAGGTACATCTATCTTGCCTGGAATAAATGTTGGCAAAGGAAAAGACGATACTCTATTTGCACTTACTGATGGCATCGTCAATTTTGAAACAATCAAACGTAATCTAAAAAATAGAAAGAGAATTAATATCGCCTCAGCAAGTTAA
- the purD gene encoding phosphoribosylamine--glycine ligase: MNSEKTPRQLFFPQSAKILVIGSGGRENSLAWTMAKSEKINQVFVAPGNGGTEEINSCKRLNIEESNGQELISACKSLKIDLIVIGGEKPLAAGLADELRAAGLIVFGPCAKGAQLEASKNWAKQLMTEANIPTAQFWTANNKNDAIKILKKVGEPLVVKADGLAAGKGVRVCSSLKETETAIHEIFKGKFGKAGEKVVLEECLEGPEISIFALCDGESLITLPPAQDHKRLLDGDKGPNTGGMGAYAPAKIVSQEELNEIKETILVPTLEALIRRGINYRGVIYAGLMLTKEGPKVIEYNCRFGDPECQALMPLMGPELAEVLYSAALGTLKKAPKLSFSKLMSACVVATTSGYPEDPKIGDKISIDFDKSDKNRIQIFHAGSKKNDLEELVTSGGRVLSIVGQAENYEDAFKNVYNELKNVHFEGINYRLDIGNQVRSDFQPINNTPQ; encoded by the coding sequence ATGAACAGCGAAAAAACTCCTAGGCAACTGTTTTTCCCTCAATCAGCCAAAATCCTTGTAATTGGGAGCGGAGGACGAGAAAATTCTCTCGCCTGGACTATGGCGAAATCTGAAAAAATCAATCAAGTTTTTGTGGCCCCTGGCAATGGTGGAACTGAAGAGATTAATTCATGTAAACGATTAAATATTGAAGAATCAAATGGACAAGAATTAATTTCAGCCTGCAAATCTTTAAAGATAGATTTAATTGTCATTGGAGGAGAGAAACCCCTAGCGGCAGGACTTGCAGATGAACTTAGAGCGGCAGGACTAATAGTTTTTGGCCCATGTGCAAAAGGTGCTCAATTAGAAGCAAGTAAAAACTGGGCAAAGCAATTAATGACTGAAGCTAATATTCCAACAGCTCAATTTTGGACTGCCAATAATAAGAACGATGCTATAAAAATATTAAAAAAAGTGGGAGAGCCTCTTGTAGTTAAAGCAGATGGTCTCGCAGCAGGAAAAGGTGTACGTGTCTGTAGTTCTTTAAAAGAAACTGAAACTGCTATTCATGAAATATTCAAAGGCAAATTTGGTAAGGCTGGAGAAAAGGTTGTCTTAGAAGAATGTTTAGAAGGACCAGAAATATCGATTTTTGCATTATGTGATGGGGAATCTCTGATAACACTTCCACCAGCGCAAGATCACAAAAGACTTCTTGATGGTGACAAGGGACCAAACACTGGTGGAATGGGAGCATACGCACCTGCAAAAATAGTAAGCCAAGAAGAGCTGAATGAAATAAAAGAAACTATCCTTGTCCCAACTTTAGAAGCTCTTATAAGAAGAGGAATCAATTATCGTGGAGTAATTTATGCAGGTTTAATGCTTACAAAAGAAGGTCCAAAAGTCATTGAATATAATTGCCGTTTTGGCGACCCGGAATGTCAAGCTCTAATGCCATTGATGGGACCTGAGTTGGCCGAAGTTCTCTATTCAGCAGCTCTTGGAACTTTAAAAAAAGCCCCTAAACTTTCTTTCAGCAAACTTATGAGTGCATGTGTTGTAGCAACAACCTCTGGTTATCCTGAAGATCCTAAAATAGGAGATAAAATTTCAATTGATTTTGATAAAAGCGATAAGAACCGAATTCAAATCTTTCATGCTGGAAGCAAAAAAAATGATTTAGAAGAACTAGTCACTTCAGGTGGGAGAGTTCTTTCAATTGTAGGACAAGCAGAAAATTACGAAGATGCGTTTAAGAATGTTTATAATGAATTAAAAAATGTTCATTTCGAGGGTATTAATTATCGCCTTGATATTGGCAATCAAGTAAGAAGTGATTTTCAACCTATCAATAATACTCCTCAATGA
- the rplU gene encoding 50S ribosomal protein L21, with translation MNRMTTKENKEETSSQTYAIVEASGKQFWLEPERYYDFDRINAKVDDIIIVDKVLLLNDEKGMSVGKPYLEGASVELKVMEHRRGSKIIVYKMRPKKKTRKKNGHRQELTRVMVKSISKQKKVAPKAKATTKETTSTKTASKSKETTTTKASSKIKKAKANE, from the coding sequence ATTAATAGAATGACTACCAAAGAAAACAAAGAAGAAACTTCTTCTCAAACTTACGCAATTGTTGAAGCCTCAGGAAAGCAATTTTGGCTTGAACCAGAGCGATATTATGATTTTGATCGTATTAACGCAAAAGTTGATGACATAATTATTGTTGACAAAGTGCTTTTATTAAATGATGAAAAAGGCATGTCAGTTGGCAAACCCTATTTGGAAGGAGCAAGTGTTGAATTAAAAGTAATGGAGCATAGAAGAGGATCTAAAATAATTGTTTATAAAATGCGTCCAAAAAAGAAAACACGTAAAAAAAATGGTCATAGACAAGAACTGACAAGGGTAATGGTCAAGTCGATTTCTAAACAAAAAAAAGTTGCCCCTAAAGCAAAAGCCACCACCAAAGAAACTACTTCTACCAAAACAGCTAGTAAATCAAAAGAAACTACAACAACCAAAGCATCTAGTAAAATAAAAAAGGCAAAGGCCAATGAATAA
- a CDS encoding BamA/TamA family outer membrane protein, which produces MKISFVFSKVRFILEKSTDGIADFISMRLFRKKTYLLALVLPLFGGSVSSELNDKNNSLRNSSLNFYSIEIADSSDKDISGKQEPEEALVLISEVVINGLEDHPDKGRLEYAAYDAMTIRPGSRVSKSDLKRELNAIYATGWFSGLEIQPKDTPLGVQLSVNVKPNPVFKEIKIIPEDSLISSEVIQKIFAKDYGKTLNLNVIQLRINKLKSWYLDKGYSLAKISGPNRITSNGTVQLTVQEGTIDDIQVVFLNEEGNSLKDNGKPVKGKTKRWVIDRELMSKPGVIFNRKNLEADIKRLYGLSLFSDIRVTLKPIAGEPGKVIIVLGITEQRTGSLTGGLGYSGTQGFFGSAGLQEKNFLGRSWSTDLNFTYGEYGALVSFSLADPWIKGNKYRTSFRTSVFISRDVPQEFRSKSGGTILGVSDYYEAPGATSSSTVYDIDHAHTGLNSSAFSTVAAAKTSHSSTSWFDYEGDSILLQRTGGNFSFSRPLNGGNPFKKSKWAVLLGMDFQKVKPIDYSSKERPYGVPNNRISKNATPNSNIICIAFNCAKENLLVGVRSAVTYNNLNNPRNPTSGNFFSLGSEQYLSVGKYSPTFNRLKASYSYFIPIDWLKIHKGCRPKAGEKYSCSQALAFQVKSGTVIGELPPYEAFCLGGSKSIRGWSSCDLAVSRSFGEASAEYRVPLWRMISGNVFVDVGSDFDSQKHVPGNPGKLLGKKGKGFSVGSGLSFNTPIGPLRIEAASKDFDGDWRYNLGFGWKF; this is translated from the coding sequence ATGAAAATAAGCTTTGTCTTTAGTAAAGTTAGGTTTATCCTAGAAAAATCAACCGATGGAATTGCTGACTTTATTTCAATGAGACTATTTCGCAAAAAGACATATCTTTTAGCTTTGGTCTTGCCTTTATTTGGTGGATCAGTCAGTTCGGAATTAAATGATAAAAATAATAGCCTGAGAAATTCATCCTTGAATTTTTATAGTATTGAGATTGCAGACTCAAGTGATAAAGACATTTCAGGTAAACAAGAGCCTGAAGAAGCTCTGGTTTTAATTTCAGAAGTTGTAATAAATGGATTGGAAGATCATCCTGATAAAGGGAGATTGGAATATGCAGCCTATGATGCAATGACTATTAGACCTGGAAGTAGAGTAAGTAAATCTGATCTTAAGAGAGAGTTAAATGCTATTTATGCTACTGGTTGGTTTTCTGGGTTAGAAATACAGCCGAAAGACACTCCATTAGGAGTACAGCTTTCAGTAAATGTTAAACCTAACCCTGTATTTAAAGAAATTAAGATTATTCCTGAAGATTCCTTGATATCTAGTGAAGTAATTCAAAAGATTTTTGCTAAAGATTATGGTAAAACATTGAACTTAAATGTTATTCAATTAAGAATAAATAAATTAAAGTCTTGGTATTTAGATAAAGGTTATTCGCTAGCAAAAATTTCTGGTCCAAACAGAATCACATCTAATGGAACGGTTCAACTTACAGTTCAAGAAGGAACTATTGATGATATTCAGGTTGTTTTTCTTAATGAAGAAGGAAATTCATTAAAGGATAATGGAAAGCCAGTTAAAGGTAAGACCAAGAGATGGGTTATAGATAGAGAATTGATGAGTAAGCCTGGGGTCATTTTTAATAGAAAAAACCTTGAGGCTGATATAAAGAGACTGTATGGACTTTCTTTATTTAGTGATATCAGAGTAACTTTAAAGCCAATAGCTGGAGAACCTGGCAAAGTAATAATTGTATTAGGTATTACTGAACAGAGGACAGGTTCTCTAACAGGGGGTCTTGGCTATAGTGGAACACAAGGATTTTTTGGCTCTGCAGGCCTTCAAGAAAAGAACTTCCTAGGAAGATCTTGGTCTACTGATTTAAACTTTACTTATGGAGAATATGGAGCATTAGTTAGTTTTTCTTTGGCTGATCCTTGGATTAAAGGTAATAAATACCGTACTTCTTTCCGTACATCAGTTTTTATTAGTAGAGATGTACCTCAAGAATTTAGGAGTAAAAGTGGTGGAACTATTTTAGGGGTAAGTGATTATTATGAGGCCCCAGGTGCAACTTCTTCCTCTACTGTTTATGATATTGATCATGCACATACCGGCTTAAATAGCTCTGCATTTAGTACTGTTGCAGCAGCAAAAACAAGTCATTCTTCTACTAGTTGGTTTGACTATGAAGGTGATTCAATTCTGCTTCAAAGAACAGGTGGTAACTTTTCTTTTTCAAGACCATTAAATGGTGGTAACCCTTTTAAGAAATCCAAATGGGCTGTGCTTCTTGGAATGGATTTTCAGAAAGTTAAGCCAATAGATTACTCATCGAAAGAAAGACCTTACGGTGTACCTAATAATAGAATCTCAAAAAATGCAACTCCAAATTCTAATATTATTTGCATTGCCTTTAACTGTGCAAAAGAAAATTTACTTGTAGGTGTCCGAAGTGCAGTAACTTATAATAATTTAAATAATCCCAGAAATCCAACCTCAGGTAATTTTTTCAGTTTAGGTAGTGAGCAATATCTTTCTGTAGGAAAATATTCACCTACGTTTAATCGTTTAAAGGCTAGCTATTCTTATTTTATTCCAATTGACTGGTTAAAGATTCATAAAGGATGTAGACCTAAAGCTGGAGAAAAGTATTCATGCTCTCAGGCGCTTGCATTTCAAGTGAAATCAGGAACCGTTATTGGAGAGCTTCCTCCTTATGAAGCATTTTGTTTAGGTGGCTCTAAATCTATTAGAGGTTGGAGTTCATGTGATTTAGCAGTTTCGAGAAGTTTTGGTGAAGCTTCTGCAGAATATAGAGTTCCACTTTGGAGAATGATTTCAGGAAATGTTTTTGTAGATGTTGGTAGTGATTTTGATTCGCAAAAACATGTTCCAGGGAATCCAGGAAAGCTTCTTGGCAAAAAAGGAAAGGGGTTTTCTGTTGGTAGTGGATTGTCTTTTAATACTCCGATTGGCCCCCTTCGTATAGAGGCTGCAAGTAAGGACTTTGATGGAGATTGGAGATATAACTTAGGGTTTGGTTGGAAATTCTAG
- the purC gene encoding phosphoribosylaminoimidazolesuccinocarboxamide synthase yields MQQSISSLLYEGKAKKIFTTQHQDECLVFFKNDATAFNGKKHAEVEGKGSLNCEISSLLFRFLESNGIQTHFLDNQENCWMLVQKVEIIPLEVVVRNIASGSLCKQTPIPPDKVLSCPLVDFYFKDDSLGDPLLTEARLDLLGLVSNDQRIELKRLALEVNGLLKDFFKKIDLLLVDFKLEMGLNQKGQLLIADEISPDTCRIWDLNAKDPQDRILDKDRFRKELGGVREGYSEILNRIKGFYKGRE; encoded by the coding sequence ATTCAACAATCTATTTCTTCACTTCTCTATGAAGGAAAGGCAAAAAAAATTTTTACAACTCAACATCAAGATGAGTGCTTAGTTTTTTTTAAGAATGATGCAACTGCTTTTAATGGTAAAAAGCATGCTGAGGTTGAGGGTAAGGGAAGTTTGAATTGTGAAATTTCGTCATTGCTGTTTAGGTTTTTAGAATCAAATGGTATACAGACACATTTTTTAGATAATCAAGAAAATTGCTGGATGTTGGTTCAAAAAGTCGAGATTATTCCATTGGAAGTAGTAGTTAGGAATATTGCCTCAGGGTCATTATGTAAGCAAACACCCATTCCCCCAGATAAAGTTCTTAGTTGCCCTTTGGTGGATTTTTATTTTAAGGATGACTCCTTAGGAGATCCCCTGCTTACTGAAGCGAGATTGGACTTATTAGGATTAGTTTCAAATGATCAAAGAATTGAATTAAAAAGGCTTGCCTTAGAAGTGAATGGCTTGTTAAAAGATTTTTTTAAGAAAATAGATCTTTTATTGGTAGATTTCAAGTTAGAGATGGGCCTGAATCAAAAAGGACAGTTATTAATTGCTGATGAAATAAGCCCAGATACATGCAGGATATGGGATCTAAATGCTAAGGATCCTCAAGATCGAATTCTTGATAAAGATCGTTTTAGAAAGGAGTTGGGAGGAGTGAGAGAGGGGTACAGTGAAATACTTAATAGAATAAAGGGATTTTATAAAGGAAGAGAATGA
- a CDS encoding class I SAM-dependent methyltransferase, giving the protein MQNLSIEDFLQDGFNLKEHLSNYLKLEPQELERELSSGLNNMSSIHPGAFNSENATHFYEDQVGTSHLFDLAAWHLGSSSYIADTLRLQKMFARGKVLDFGGGIGTHALAAAALDTVERVFFVDLNPINREFVLQRASQMGISDLISVHRDLDSIDSLQFDTLICLDVLEHLPNPSKQLLIFKDLLSSGSVALLNWYFFKGNNGEYPFHFDEKEIVEEFFITLQSNFMEIFHPLLITTRAYTLINK; this is encoded by the coding sequence ATGCAGAACTTAAGTATTGAAGATTTTCTCCAAGATGGGTTTAATTTAAAAGAGCATTTATCTAATTATCTTAAACTTGAACCTCAGGAATTGGAGAGAGAGTTGAGTTCGGGGTTGAATAATATGTCTTCTATACACCCAGGTGCTTTCAACTCAGAAAATGCGACACATTTTTATGAAGATCAAGTTGGCACTTCTCATCTTTTTGACCTTGCAGCATGGCATTTAGGTAGTTCTTCATATATTGCAGATACACTTCGCCTTCAAAAAATGTTTGCGCGCGGGAAAGTTTTAGATTTCGGTGGAGGTATAGGGACCCATGCTCTTGCAGCAGCAGCTTTGGATACAGTCGAGCGTGTTTTTTTTGTAGATCTAAATCCTATTAATAGAGAGTTTGTTTTACAAAGAGCTTCACAAATGGGAATCAGTGATTTGATATCAGTTCATAGAGATTTAGATAGTATTGATAGCTTGCAATTTGATACTTTGATTTGCTTAGATGTTTTGGAACATTTACCTAACCCTTCAAAACAGCTTTTAATCTTTAAAGATTTATTATCCAGTGGATCAGTTGCCTTATTGAATTGGTATTTCTTTAAAGGAAATAATGGAGAGTATCCATTCCATTTTGATGAGAAGGAAATTGTAGAGGAATTTTTTATAACTCTTCAGAGCAACTTTATGGAGATTTTTCATCCACTATTAATAACTACCAGAGCTTATACGCTAATCAATAAATAG
- the kaiB gene encoding circadian clock protein KaiB, which translates to MNSSKTYILKLYVAGNTPNSMRALNTLREILKKDFKGVYALKVIDVLKNPQLAEEDKILATPTLAKILPPPVRRIIGDLSDRERVLIGLDLLFEELCDEDFFSGPFNESSDQDKP; encoded by the coding sequence ATGAATTCTAGTAAAACCTACATACTGAAATTGTATGTGGCAGGAAATACCCCCAATTCAATGAGAGCATTAAATACGCTTAGAGAGATCTTAAAGAAAGATTTTAAAGGTGTTTATGCTTTAAAAGTTATTGATGTCCTAAAGAATCCTCAACTTGCAGAGGAAGATAAAATTCTTGCCACTCCAACATTGGCAAAAATCCTTCCCCCACCTGTAAGAAGAATTATTGGAGATCTTTCTGATCGTGAAAGAGTTCTGATTGGTTTAGATTTGCTTTTCGAAGAATTATGTGATGAAGATTTCTTTTCTGGACCTTTTAATGAGTCATCAGATCAGGACAAACCTTAA